The genome window GTGTATAACGGGCATAGGTGAATTTTTTTGTGATTAATTCTATGGTCTTCATAAATATGCTATCTTCCTCATCATTTAACTGATAAAGGAAGGGCTTGGGGTCTTCTACTTCAGGAAATTTAACATTGTTGTTCTTAAGGTCATCAGCAAAATACTTTTCAATCTCGCTTCTTGTCCTTCTTACCATTATGTACTTTAAGACCTTATTACGAATCTCTTGCGCATTCTGTTTTGTAACTTCAAGGAATTCATTATAGTCATTTCTACGGCTTACACTTCTTAATTTTGTCGCTAATGTACCAAAAAAGTCCTCAAGATTAGGAACACCTGGTATATTGCTTTTTCTCGCTGGCTGGAATAACCTGATTTGAGAGAGTATATCTTTCGGAGAATTGTTATAAGGGGTTGCTGAGACCAGAATAATCCTTTTACCACGGCATATCTCCATAAGTTGCTCATAACTTATTGTACTTTCATTCCTGAACTTGTGGGATTCGTCTATGAAGATATTTTTGTATTCTCTCTGTTCTACTAATTCTTCTGCTTCGTCAAGTTTACCGGTAGATACGAAATCCGCATGAATACGAAAATCAGAAAAAATATTTTTCCAGGAACCAGGATTTTTCTCATCCAGAAGTGCAGGAGGTGCTATTACAAGATTCCTACCATCAAGTTGCCCGGCAAGCAGTGCAGATATATATGTCTTCCCGAGTCCGACCACATCAGATATAAAGACACCTCCATATTCTTCAAGAATTCTCTTGGCATTAAGAACCGCCTGTCTCTGATATTCAAATTCTTTAAAGTCCTGTGGTAAGTACTTTTCAAATAATTCATCTGTTCTGCTTAACTCATCCTTGAAATACTCATATAGGAACTTAAGATAAAGTTGATAAGGAGTAATATCTGTATTAAGATAGGTCTTTTCTTTTATTGTCTGGATATATTTCTCGCTTACATCTACAGAGTCTTTCCACAGGTCTTCAAACCTCTCTTTTGCAAATTTATAATCAGCGATGGTTTTAAGTTCCACATTAAACTCAAGATTATCCTCTAATCCTGACTGAGTAAAGTTACTTGAACCAGTAATAATCCTGCCTGTATCTCTGTCTCCCTCTTTGAAAGTAAGGATATATAATTTTGCATGGAGATTTTGAGAGGGATATGCCCTGATTTCTAACTTTTTTGTTTTGAGCCACTCAATAAATTTCAATACCCCTTCTTCTACGTCTCTATTGTCTTCTGAAGAAGCCATCTCTTCTTCTATCTCTTTTTCAATTAATTGTTTCGTTTCTGCATGGGATAACTTCTGGAATAATTGCTGGTCTGACTTTTTTATTAAGTCATATGTCTCTTTTGTAGTGCCTATGCCTATGAGAATCCTTATTTTTTCTGTGTTGTCCAGAACTCTATATATTTTGTGGAAGCCACTTATATAAAAATACGCACAAAGACAATCAAAAAATTTTGCGTCTTTTATGAGTTGTTCAAATCTATCTTTAAGGGTTTTACCTGGCTGGTTTACTATAAACGTGAGGTCTAAAATACTCTCTTCGTTCGCCATTATACTCCCCCATTCTTTAAGGGTGATTTTTTCATCCTCGCTGGTAAAATTATATAGGATAAAATTATCGGCATCAAGTTATTTGTATCCATTAAAAACAATCTTTGTGAGAAAGGACTAATATTATTTTTCTTTGGAGGTGCGAGAAGGGCAATGAGAAACGCTGTTTCTGTGTTATCCATCAGACCTAATTATTTACTACTTCTTTTTTATATCCAGTGCCTCAATTTCGTTGAAGAATTTATATTTGCCTACATATTTTATCTTGTTGAAGATACCTCTAACCTCCACTGCATCACCATCTTTTATATTCTGCTGTTGTATCTTTTCGTGTCCCCATACAAAAACCTTTATTGAATTATAACCTTCATCCAGCAAAGAAAAAGTAGTATAAGCATTACCTGCCTTTGAAACCCTGAACTGTAGATTGGATATTCTACCTTCAACAATAACCTCATTATGGTTAAAAAGGTCTGGATT of bacterium contains these proteins:
- a CDS encoding exodeoxyribonuclease VII large subunit — encoded protein: MLKIIRFLLFSLLVAGVIISAIQKTSIQQILNNPDLFNHNEVIVEGRISNLQFRVSKAGNAYTTFSLLDEGYNSIKVFVWGHEKIQQQNIKDGDAVEVRGIFNKIKYVGKYKFFNEIEALDIKKK